CGGGACCGGGGTGGAGTAGATCGCGGTGCCTTCCACGCTGGCCCGCACCTGCACCACCTGCGCCCGGATCCCCGCGTTGACGGTCACCGCCACCCGGCCCTTCGCGTCGGTGCGCACCGTGTCGGCGCCCAGGAACACGCTGTCCGGAAGAGTCTCGGTCAGCTGGAAGCGCACCAGCGCGCGCTGCGCCAGGTCCACCGGGCTGCTCTTCGAGTCCCGCACTTCGAACGTGAGCAGGGCCGTCTCGACGTCCCCGGAGTGCCGGACCCCGATTCTCTGGGGCGCCACGCTCACGACGACGATGTTGCTGGCGGGCCCGGTGGCGTCGCCGCCACCCCCGCCACCCGAGGACCCGGCGGTCAGCTGCACGTTTGGCACCGTGGCCGTCGCGCCGCGACGCACCGCGACCGAGGTCACCTGCGAGGCGTAGCCGGCCTTGCTGATGACCAGCTGAACCAGCGTGGAGTCGGCCGCCGAGACTTCCAGCCGGTACAGCCCGACGGAATCGGTGGTCGCGGCCCGGTCCTGGCCCACGGCCCGCACGGTGGCCCCGGCGACTCCCTGGTCCGGTTGCGCCGACTCGACCACCCGGCCGGCGACGAAGGTCAACTGCGGGGCCTCGATGGTGGAGCTCTTGCCGCAGCCCCCCGCCAGCGCCATGCACGTCACCGCCAGGCACAGCCATCCCGCGGCGCGAGGCAGGGCGGTATGAGTCCAACGAATCCGTTCCACGGTCAGAGAACCCTCCTGTCCGAACACAACCTCAAGCTCGAGGACGCGTCAGCCTAGCCGCGGCTGAAGGCCCAGTAGCCCACGATGGAGACCAGCAACCCCAGCAGCAGCACCGTCGGCACCACCCCGTAGGCCGCGGCGACCGTTCCGAAGACGCCGACCCACAGCCCGTTGAACGCTTCGAGCCCGTTCTGCATCACCTTGCCCACGCTGCCCGGGTTCTCGATCGAGAACCGCCCGTCGGGCGCCATCTTCACGCCCAGGGCCGTGCCGACCACGTAGACCAGCAGCACCAGCACCGCCAGCTGGATGGCGAAGCGCAGCCAGCGGCGGAGCCCGATGGCGTGCGGTCCCCAGCGGCGTTCCATCCCGGTGGGCACGAACGCGGGGCGTCCGGCCTGCCGCGGCGCTGCCTTGGCCGCACCCATCCCCTGCAGCTGGCCCAGGAAGATGAACGCGGAGTGCCAGGCGCGCTCGAACTCGTCGCGCTGGAACGGCGGGCGGGCCTCGCCGCTGCCCAGGGAGTAGTGCTGCTTGAGCAGTGCGCTGATCTCCTGGAACTCCGGGCGCACGTCGCTTCCCAGGCGGCCGGTCACCGACTGCAGGTCGGCGGCGATGCCCGCCTGCAGCTGGTAGAGCGCCTGCTCTTCCGCGGGCGGGGCCTTCTCGGCTTCGACGATGTGGAGCACGCTCGCCCGGTATTCGATCCAGCGGCGGATCAGGCTCCGGATCTTCGACCTGGTGACCAGGGACTCGAACATCGTGGTTCCTCCTTGCGCGTCCGGCTAGGCGGTCGACAGGAAACGGGCCTTCTCGGGATCCTGCAGCCGGGGCAACACGTCGGCCGCGTACAACACACCCTCGTGGTAGAGCTCCAGCAGCGTGTCGTCGAGGAGCACCATGCCCTCGTTGCGGCTGCTGGCGATCACGTTGTTGATCTGGTGCACCTTGCCCTCGCGGATCAGGTTGGACACCGATCCGCTGGACAGCAGGATCTCGCGCGCGGCGATCCGGCCCTTGCCGTCCTTGCGGCGCAGCAGGACCTGGGAGATGACCGCCTTCAGCGTGAGCGCCAGGCGGGTCCGGATCTCCGCCTGGTCCTGGATCGGGAACACGTCAATGATCCGGTGGATGGTCTTGGACGCCGACTGCGTGGACAGGGTGCTGATCACCACGTTGCCGGTCTCCGCCGCGGTGAGTGCGATCTCGATCGTCTCGCGATCGCGCATCTCCCCCACGAAGATGATGTTGGGCATCTGCCGCAGGGCGCTGCGCAGCCCGGCGGCATATCCCCTGGTGTCCACGCCGATCTCCCGCTGGTTGATCACGCACACCTTGGACTTGAGCGGGAACTCGATCGGGTCCTCGATGGTGACCACGTGCTTGGGCACGCCGTGCTCGGTGTTCAGGTACTCGAGGTAGCTGGCCACCGTGGTGGACTTGCCCGAACCGGTGGGCCCGGTCACGAGCACCAGCCCGTTGGGAATGGTCAGCAGGGAGCGCAACAGGCTCTCGGGCATCCCGATCCGGGAGTAGTGCGGAATCTCCAGCGGGATCAGGCGCAGCACGGCCGCGACCGTGCCCCGCTGTCGGAACACACTGGCGCGAAACCTCGCGAGGCCGTCCAGCTCGAAGCCCATGTCGAGCTCCTGGACTTCCTCGAACTCCTTCCGCTGGGCCGGTCCCAGGAACTGGTACACCAGCTCCCGGGTCTGCTCCGCCTGCAGCGGGACCGGTGGGGCGTCCTGGTGCAGCTCTCCGAAGACGTGGTAGGTGATCGGGGCGCCGGCGGACAGGATGACGTCCGACGCCTGCCTGCGCACCGCCTCCTTCAGCACATCGTCAATCTTCATCGTGGGGGCTCCTGGTTCCCGGGCGTCCTGCGCCACGTGGTCCCGTTACCGCTGCGGCGGCTTGGCGCCGCCCCGCGACGGCCGCTGCAGCTGTTCGAGCGCGCGCCATTCCGTCTCCGGGTCGGTGGCCGGGCGGGCCTGCAGGCCCATCTCCCGGCCGTCGTCGCCGATGATCCGCGGCGTGATCTCGATCACCAGGTCCAGCCGGACATCCTCCTCCCGCTGGTGCCGGAACAGCGCTCCGAGCAGCGGGATGTCGCCCAGCAGCGGGACCTTCTTGAGCGTGTTGCGCCGTTCGTCCGTGATCAGGCCCCCGAGGTAGATCTTCTGGCCGTCCTTGACCCGCAGCAGGGTCTTGGCGCGGCGGGTGGATGTCTGCGGAAGGTCGCTGTTCGGCCCGACGAAGGCGATGATCCGCGACACCTCGGGCTCGACCAGCGTGGTGATCAGGTTGTCGGCGCCGATCCGCGGCGTGATGTTGAGCCGCACGCCCACGTCAATCTTCTCCAGCTGGACCGTCTGGAACGCCCCGCCGGCCACGCCCTGCGACTGCAGCGAGGTGATGACCACCGGCACCGTCTCTCCCGCGAAGATCTCCGCGGGCGAGCCGTCCAGGGTGACCACCCGCGAGTTGGCCAGCAGCCGGGCGCTGCCGTCGGTGAGCAGCGCGTCGAGTGCCACCTCGAAGGACAGCTTCTGGCGGTACCACGAGTCGCCGTCGGCCACCTTGATGGAACCGATCTCGCTCGGCAGCCTCCCGGGGGAGCCCGCGCCCGGGTCGCCCTCGGTGAGCACCCCGGTCCACTTGGTGATCTTCTCCCAGTCAATCCCCAGCTCGGTGAGGCGGCTGGTGTTGACCTCGATCAGCCGGGCCTCCAGCAGCACCTGGGCCGGCTTGCGGTCGAGCTCCGCCACGGTCCGCTCCGCCTGTTCCACGGCGGACTGCGGGGCGCGCACCATCACCCGGTTGCTCTTCACGTCCACCTTCACGCCCGTGCAGATGATCTCGAGCATCTTGCCCACGTCCGTCGCGGAGGCGTAGTGCAGGTCGAAGACGCGCGACGTCAGTCCGGTGGCATTCTCCAGGCTCTTGGGATCGGCGACCAGGATGGAGTTGCCGACGCGCTCGTAGCCCAGCCCGGCGGTGCGGCACACGAGATTGAGCGCCTCCTCGAACGGGGTCTCGCGGATGCGCAGCGAGATCAGGCGGTGCTGCACGTCCGCGCTGGTGGCGATGTTGAGGCCCGTGCGGCTGGCGAGGATCTGGAGGATCTCCACCACCGGGGTGCTGTCCACGCTCAGCGTGATGAGCGCCGAGGGGGACTGTCCGGCCGGCACCGGCGGGGCCACCACGGCGGGTGCCGGCGCCTGCGCCTGTGCGGCGCGGGCGTGTTCCGGGAAGCCCGGGAGCAAGCCGAGGACGAGCGTC
The DNA window shown above is from Candidatus Eisenbacteria bacterium and carries:
- a CDS encoding PilT/PilU family type 4a pilus ATPase, with protein sequence MKIDDVLKEAVRRQASDVILSAGAPITYHVFGELHQDAPPVPLQAEQTRELVYQFLGPAQRKEFEEVQELDMGFELDGLARFRASVFRQRGTVAAVLRLIPLEIPHYSRIGMPESLLRSLLTIPNGLVLVTGPTGSGKSTTVASYLEYLNTEHGVPKHVVTIEDPIEFPLKSKVCVINQREIGVDTRGYAAGLRSALRQMPNIIFVGEMRDRETIEIALTAAETGNVVISTLSTQSASKTIHRIIDVFPIQDQAEIRTRLALTLKAVISQVLLRRKDGKGRIAAREILLSSGSVSNLIREGKVHQINNVIASSRNEGMVLLDDTLLELYHEGVLYAADVLPRLQDPEKARFLSTA